One region of Daphnia pulicaria isolate SC F1-1A chromosome 7, SC_F0-13Bv2, whole genome shotgun sequence genomic DNA includes:
- the LOC124348839 gene encoding polyhomeotic-like protein 2 isoform X3, whose amino-acid sequence MSESTKNESESSSTTTAVQSGGTPTVVPVGPGSNQSSAPSAPSSVVEAMQSPMGPTQIPTQFVFQQQIMASPQQQQQQQQLMASPQQQQQAGNTPGPSPGGSQTQQPNGGGGNPSPMNGGMNAAMAMNPSAMNTINMSAMNSMMPSLANNGMAGMTMASMNAAGFQQSMGHPVMSSGGMPQVQVIQQQIPYLQQLYSNAQGQQFIMPGNISLQPNGVNQTIQSTNFGQPIQVIAAGKTFQPGQLTPHLQITGNNMLKGHQNDNNAILQFFNNARNNGCIPTSNNQTLVIAGPLITNQAGNYNQQGPQGKPIEMNKAQQQQQQQQQQQQQQQQQQQQPYYQVVNAGMPPKSPVMTSAVGNKGNMAGTGVNVSQATNMLAQPQIVTSQANSAPMQLGGSMQPMQIISQMQGNQMGQSLGFQLPPNFYQFGGQQGPIIIRQHGQPDGMFFQAAPQPTIAAQPAPQPVPPLTAAIKPRAETPSKASGTRPLSTILPSSSGGSTAPTPIRPASSMSNQTFAGGVVTNAQTGNPRPAGKTKKVGRPPQNQQRPVAPSVVQGQQTLLQPVQQQQQQQQQQQQQQQQQQIQLQQQQQNQQLHAVSQQLIAQQFQMQQHPFQIQQYQQQQQPTLMSLPAFQQVAQQTLDANQQAQLQQAINDQQQAQQQHQQQQHQQHQLQLQYQMNKPVMAVASSAATSLAASNSVTTTTQSAPQQQQQQQHMLSPAQMPSQQPMQNVAPTLQQVVIPQQSQQQQGMMQMPPCISSASFGPVTTTTTTTTHAVRSSYKPIAPAPPQQQQQQHQPNQPPNLLAMAPHPHQVNVSSNDKTDQQHPQILTIPVGSAVYPIGMTGTHNIRSATPMNNFQNMNGDLSQHQHGQLNIHMPMSSSQSNTTCFITNPAVTSSARMPTPLGGGLITVGPAAPLSAMANMTHAVPPSSSPITISTQGPRMAMSSLQPVTVTVSASPAPQFPLPSPARTQPSTTPLPSTTEKVEEPKPSPRNAVIDSQTPSAPTTTTPAVEEPSTEKKETPQMNGIGGNQGDHHMVSHSPAIREKKDPNLPQAVVRPQILTHVLGDFVIQESSEPFPVGRFHPNESLTRCNGQRNQDHSFKLDGEPPMTHQSPPLAPPPAPPTTTTTNDLQQMSTPKGATMATCEGCGKMDFISKFRRSKRFCSTACSKKSNINASPAVGPVQPNQQQQQETVSTTTCVNGQGVKAAVGGGGGGLLTTATSTTHSPAAASTTAEANNKLASPTAVTIPQGPTPPTSFAPSGDKEDISLDAELCALAAQQLRSPTASLSQTPTHQLKPEPKTNPAKWSVTEVADFVRSLTGCADYAEDFALQEIDGQALMLLKADHLMSAMSMKLGPALKICAKIDAMRGASSSEGGNSNPQNGN is encoded by the exons ATGAGCGAATCGACCAAGAACGAGTCGGAATCTtcatcgacgacgacggctgTGCAGAGCGGCGGAACCCCGACGGTGGTGCCTGTCGGTCCTGGATCGAATCAAAGTTCCGCCCCGTCTGCGCCATCTTCCGTTGTCGAGGCCATGCAATCGCCCATGGGTCCAACGCAAATCCCTACTCAA TTCGTGTTCCAGCAGCAAATAATGGCTAgccctcaacaacaacagcagcagcagcagctgatggCCAGCcctcagcaacaacaacaggcagGAAACACACCTGGACCATCTCCTGGTGGTTCTCAAACGCAGCAACCTAACGGAGGTGGAGGCAACCCTTCTCCGATGAATGGCGGCATGAATGCAGCAATGGCGATGAATCCGTCAGCCATGAATACGATCAATATGTCGGCTATGAACTCGATGATGCCTTCTTTGGCTAACAACGGAATGGCCGGAATGACGATGGCCAGTATGAACGCTGCCGGTTTCCAACAATCGATGGGCCATCCTGTCATGTCTTCTGGAGGGATGCCTCAG GTTCAAGTAATCCAGCAACAGATTCCGTACTTGCAGCAATTATACAGTAATGCCCAGGGTCAGCAATTCATCATGCCAGGAAATATTTCGTTGCAGCCAAACGGTGTTAATCAAACGATACAG TCGACCAATTTCGGACAACCTATTCAG GTTATTGCTGCTGGCAAAACATTTCAACCTGGACAATTGACACCACATCTTCAAATAACCGGCAACAATATGCTTAAGGGTCATCAAAATG ATAACAATGCCATACTTCAATTCTTCAACAATGCAAGGAACAATGGATGTATTCCAACATCAAACAATCAGACGTTGGTCATTGCTGGACCGCTGATCACAAATCAAGCTGGAAATTACAATCAGCAAGGTCCACAAGGAAAGCCCATTGAAATGAATAAG gcacagcagcagcaacaacagcagcaacaacaacaacagcagcagcaacaacaacagcagcagccatatTACCAAGTTGTGAATGCTGGGATGCCTCCAAAGTCCCCAGTCAtgacatctgctgttggaaaTAAGGGCAACATGGCTGGTACAGGTGTTAACGTCAGTCAGGCCACCAATATGTTGGCACAACCTCAGATTGTCACTTCTCAAGCAAATTCTGCACCCATGCAACTTGGTGGTTCCATGCAACCAATGCAGATCATAAGTCAAATGCAG GGTAACCAAATGGGACAGTCTTTAGGATTTCAACTACCTCCAAACTTTTATCAGTTTGGAGGTCAGCAAGGCCCCATCATCATCAGACAACATGGGCAACCCGACGGAATGTTTTTCCAGGCGGCACCTCAGCCAACTATCGCTGCGCAACCGG CACCTCAACCAGTACCACCTCTTACTGCTGCCATTAAACCTAGAGCTGAGACTCCATCGAAAGCAAGCGGAACCCGCCCGCTATCAACGATATTGCCTTCATCATCGGGAGGTTCGACAGCACCAACACCGATTCGGCCAGCCTCGTCCATGTCCAATCAGACATTTGCAGGCGGAGTGGTCACAAATGCCCAAACTGGAAACCCTAGACCTGCC GGTAAGACCAAGAAAGTTGGACGGCCTCCACAAAATCAACAGCGACCAGTGGCACCGTCAGTTGTGCAAGGTCAGCAAACTCTTTTACAGCcggtacagcagcagcaacagcagcagcagcaacaacagcaacaacaacagcagcagcaaattcagctccaacagcaacaacagaatCAACAATTGCATGCCGTATCTCAGCAACTCATTGCTCAACAG TTTCAGATGCAGCAGCATCCGTTCCAAATTCAGCAGtatcaacagcaacaacagccgaCACTCATGTCACTTCCGGCTTTCCAGCAAGTAGCTCAGCAAACGCTGGATGCCAATCAACAAGCCCAATTGCAGCAAGCTATCAACGATCAGCAGCaagcccaacaacaacatcaacagcaacaacatcagcaACATCAACTCCAGCTGCAATATCAAATGAACAA GCCTGTTATGGCAGTTGCCTCATCAGCAGCTACGTCATTAGCTGCATCGAACAGCGTAACCACGACGACGCAGAGCGctccccaacagcagcaacaacaacagcacatGCTGTCGCCTGCTCAAATGCCATCCCAGCAACCAATGCAAAACGTTGCCCCTACACTCCAGCAGGTTGTAATTCCACAGCAATCGCAGCAACAACAGGGAATGATGCAAATGCCACCGTGTATTTCCTCTGCATCATTTGGGCCGGTGACCACTACCACCACAACCACTACTCATGCTGTTCGCTCCAGCTACAAACCCATTGCCCCCGCACctccacaacaacagcagcaacaacaccaaccCAATCAACCTCCAAATTTGCTTGCAATGGCTCCTCATCCCCACCAAGTCAATGTTTCATCTAACGATAAAACGGACCAACAGCATCCACAGATTTTGACGATCCCTGTCGGGTCCGCAGTCTACCCGATTGGAATGACGGGAACGCACAACATACGTTCTGCAACTCccatgaataattttcaaaacatgAATGGCGATCTCAGCCAGCACCAACACGGACAATTAAACATTCATATGCCAATGTCCAGCAGTCAATCGAATACGACTTGCTTCATTACAAATCCGGCCGTGACCTCATCAGCTCGAATGCCCACTCCATTAGGTGGCGGATTGATTACCGTTGGACCGGCTGCGCCATTATCCGCCATGGCCAATATGACGCACGCAGTACCTCCATCTTCGTCGCCAATCACCATTTCCACTCAGGGACCACGAATGGCTATGTCGTCTTTACAGCCAGTAACAGTTACTGTCTCAGCTTCTCCAGCACCTCAATTTCCTCTACCATCTCCGGCTCGGACACAGCCATCAACAACACCGCTGCCCAGTACAaccgaaaaagtagaagagcCGAAACCATCGCCTCGCAATGCAGTAATCGACTCTCAAACCCCTTCGGCCCCTACGACAACAACTCCTGCTGTAGAGGAACCGTCtaccgaaaagaaagaaacgcctCAGATGAACGGTATTGGAGGAAATCAAGGAGATCATCACATGGTTAGTCATTCGCCAGCTATCCGCGAGAAAAAAGACCCCAATTTGCCTCAAGCAGTTGTACGGCCTCAGATATTGACCCACGTATTGGGTGACTTTGTGATCCAAGAGTCATCGGAACCTTTCCCAGTCGGCCGTTTCCATCCGAATGAATCTCTGACGCGCTGCAACGGACAACGGAATCAAGATCACAGTTTCAAATTGGATGGAGAACCTCCGA TGACCCATCAATCTCCACCTCTGGCACCCCCGCCTGCGCCGCCTACCACCACAACAACTAACGATCTTCAGCAGATGTCGACGCCTAAAGGAGCTACCATGGCCACATGTGAGGGATGTGGAAAAATGGATTTCATTTCCAAATTTCGTCGTTCAAAACGCTTTTGTTCCACAGCCTGCTCGAAAAA GTCTAACATAAATGCTTCGCCAGCAGTTGGACCCGTTCAGCCGaatcaacagcaacagcaggaaACTGTCTCGACAACGACTTGTGTCAACGGTCAGGGAGTAAAAGCAGCcgttggcggtggtggtggtgggctaCTGACCACTGCGACGTCAACCACTCACTCACCCGCTGCTGCTTCAACAACAGCCGAAGCCAACAACAAATTGGCTTCTCCAACGGCCGTGACAATTCCTCAGGGCCCAACTCCTCCAACGAGCTTTGCTCCCTCTGGAGATAAAGAAGATATCAGCTTGGATGCAGagttgtgtgctctggctgctCAGCAATTGCGTTCTCCCACAGCCTCACTATCTCAAACACCAACTCACCAGCTCAAACCTGAGCCGAAAACTAATCCAGCCAAGTGGAGT GTTACCGAGGTCGCAGATTTCGTGCGAAGTTTAACTGGATGTGCAGATTATGCCGAAGATTTCGCATTGCAGGAAATTGATGGTCAAGCGCTCATGTTATTGAAAGCCGATCATTTGATGTCTGCCATGTCGATGAAACTTGGGCCAGCATTGAAGATTTGCGCCAAGATTGATGCTATGCGTGGTGCATCCTCCTCTGAAGGCGGTAATAGCAATCCACAAAACGGAAATTAA
- the LOC124348839 gene encoding polyhomeotic-like protein 2 isoform X2, with protein MSESTKNESESSSTTTAVQSGGTPTVVPVGPGSNQSSAPSAPSSVVEAMQSPMGPTQIPTQFVFQQQIMASPQQQQQQQQLMASPQQQQQAGNTPGPSPGGSQTQQPNGGGGNPSPMNGGMNAAMAMNPSAMNTINMSAMNSMMPSLANNGMAGMTMASMNAAGFQQSMGHPVMSSGGMPQVQVIQQQIPYLQQLYSNAQGQQFIMPGNISLQPNGVNQTIQVIAAGKTFQPGQLTPHLQITGNNMLKGHQNDNNAILQFFNNARNNGCIPTSNNQTLVIAGPLITNQAGNYNQQGPQGKPIEMNKAQQQQQQQQQQQQQQQQQQQQPYYQVVNAGMPPKSPVMTSAVGNKGNMAGTGVNVSQATNMLAQPQIVTSQANSAPMQLGGSMQPMQIISQMQGNQMGQSLGFQLPPNFYQFGGQQGPIIIRQHGQPDGMFFQAAPQPTIAAQPAPQPVPPLTAAIKPRAETPSKASGTRPLSTILPSSSGGSTAPTPIRPASSMSNQTFAGGVVTNAQTGNPRPAGKTKKVGRPPQNQQRPVAPSVVQGQQTLLQPVQQQQQQQQQQQQQQQQQQIQLQQQQQNQQLHAVSQQLIAQQFQMQQHPFQIQQYQQQQQPTLMSLPAFQQVAQQTLDANQQAQLQQAINDQQQAQQQHQQQQHQQHQLQLQYQMNKPVMAVASSAATSLAASNSVTTTTQSAPQQQQQQQHMLSPAQMPSQQPMQNVAPTLQQVVIPQQSQQQQGMMQMPPCISSASFGPVTTTTTTTTHAVRSSYKPIAPAPPQQQQQQHQPNQPPNLLAMAPHPHQVNVSSNDKTDQQHPQILTIPVGSAVYPIGMTGTHNIRSATPMNNFQNMNGDLSQHQHGQLNIHMPMSSSQSNTTCFITNPAVTSSARMPTPLGGGLITVGPAAPLSAMANMTHAVPPSSSPITISTQGPRMAMSSLQPVTVTVSASPAPQFPLPSPARTQPSTTPLPSTTEKVEEPKPSPRNAVIDSQTPSAPTTTTPAVEEPSTEKKETPQMNGIGGNQGDHHMVSHSPAIREKKDPNLPQAVVRPQILTHVLGDFVIQESSEPFPVGRFHPNESLTRCNGQRNQDHSFKLDGEPPKKKLHMEQPTVTHQSPPLAPPPAPPTTTTTNDLQQMSTPKGATMATCEGCGKMDFISKFRRSKRFCSTACSKKSNINASPAVGPVQPNQQQQQETVSTTTCVNGQGVKAAVGGGGGGLLTTATSTTHSPAAASTTAEANNKLASPTAVTIPQGPTPPTSFAPSGDKEDISLDAELCALAAQQLRSPTASLSQTPTHQLKPEPKTNPAKWSVTEVADFVRSLTGCADYAEDFALQEIDGQALMLLKADHLMSAMSMKLGPALKICAKIDAMRGASSSEGGNSNPQNGN; from the exons ATGAGCGAATCGACCAAGAACGAGTCGGAATCTtcatcgacgacgacggctgTGCAGAGCGGCGGAACCCCGACGGTGGTGCCTGTCGGTCCTGGATCGAATCAAAGTTCCGCCCCGTCTGCGCCATCTTCCGTTGTCGAGGCCATGCAATCGCCCATGGGTCCAACGCAAATCCCTACTCAA TTCGTGTTCCAGCAGCAAATAATGGCTAgccctcaacaacaacagcagcagcagcagctgatggCCAGCcctcagcaacaacaacaggcagGAAACACACCTGGACCATCTCCTGGTGGTTCTCAAACGCAGCAACCTAACGGAGGTGGAGGCAACCCTTCTCCGATGAATGGCGGCATGAATGCAGCAATGGCGATGAATCCGTCAGCCATGAATACGATCAATATGTCGGCTATGAACTCGATGATGCCTTCTTTGGCTAACAACGGAATGGCCGGAATGACGATGGCCAGTATGAACGCTGCCGGTTTCCAACAATCGATGGGCCATCCTGTCATGTCTTCTGGAGGGATGCCTCAG GTTCAAGTAATCCAGCAACAGATTCCGTACTTGCAGCAATTATACAGTAATGCCCAGGGTCAGCAATTCATCATGCCAGGAAATATTTCGTTGCAGCCAAACGGTGTTAATCAAACGATACAG GTTATTGCTGCTGGCAAAACATTTCAACCTGGACAATTGACACCACATCTTCAAATAACCGGCAACAATATGCTTAAGGGTCATCAAAATG ATAACAATGCCATACTTCAATTCTTCAACAATGCAAGGAACAATGGATGTATTCCAACATCAAACAATCAGACGTTGGTCATTGCTGGACCGCTGATCACAAATCAAGCTGGAAATTACAATCAGCAAGGTCCACAAGGAAAGCCCATTGAAATGAATAAG gcacagcagcagcaacaacagcagcaacaacaacaacagcagcagcaacaacaacagcagcagccatatTACCAAGTTGTGAATGCTGGGATGCCTCCAAAGTCCCCAGTCAtgacatctgctgttggaaaTAAGGGCAACATGGCTGGTACAGGTGTTAACGTCAGTCAGGCCACCAATATGTTGGCACAACCTCAGATTGTCACTTCTCAAGCAAATTCTGCACCCATGCAACTTGGTGGTTCCATGCAACCAATGCAGATCATAAGTCAAATGCAG GGTAACCAAATGGGACAGTCTTTAGGATTTCAACTACCTCCAAACTTTTATCAGTTTGGAGGTCAGCAAGGCCCCATCATCATCAGACAACATGGGCAACCCGACGGAATGTTTTTCCAGGCGGCACCTCAGCCAACTATCGCTGCGCAACCGG CACCTCAACCAGTACCACCTCTTACTGCTGCCATTAAACCTAGAGCTGAGACTCCATCGAAAGCAAGCGGAACCCGCCCGCTATCAACGATATTGCCTTCATCATCGGGAGGTTCGACAGCACCAACACCGATTCGGCCAGCCTCGTCCATGTCCAATCAGACATTTGCAGGCGGAGTGGTCACAAATGCCCAAACTGGAAACCCTAGACCTGCC GGTAAGACCAAGAAAGTTGGACGGCCTCCACAAAATCAACAGCGACCAGTGGCACCGTCAGTTGTGCAAGGTCAGCAAACTCTTTTACAGCcggtacagcagcagcaacagcagcagcagcaacaacagcaacaacaacagcagcagcaaattcagctccaacagcaacaacagaatCAACAATTGCATGCCGTATCTCAGCAACTCATTGCTCAACAG TTTCAGATGCAGCAGCATCCGTTCCAAATTCAGCAGtatcaacagcaacaacagccgaCACTCATGTCACTTCCGGCTTTCCAGCAAGTAGCTCAGCAAACGCTGGATGCCAATCAACAAGCCCAATTGCAGCAAGCTATCAACGATCAGCAGCaagcccaacaacaacatcaacagcaacaacatcagcaACATCAACTCCAGCTGCAATATCAAATGAACAA GCCTGTTATGGCAGTTGCCTCATCAGCAGCTACGTCATTAGCTGCATCGAACAGCGTAACCACGACGACGCAGAGCGctccccaacagcagcaacaacaacagcacatGCTGTCGCCTGCTCAAATGCCATCCCAGCAACCAATGCAAAACGTTGCCCCTACACTCCAGCAGGTTGTAATTCCACAGCAATCGCAGCAACAACAGGGAATGATGCAAATGCCACCGTGTATTTCCTCTGCATCATTTGGGCCGGTGACCACTACCACCACAACCACTACTCATGCTGTTCGCTCCAGCTACAAACCCATTGCCCCCGCACctccacaacaacagcagcaacaacaccaaccCAATCAACCTCCAAATTTGCTTGCAATGGCTCCTCATCCCCACCAAGTCAATGTTTCATCTAACGATAAAACGGACCAACAGCATCCACAGATTTTGACGATCCCTGTCGGGTCCGCAGTCTACCCGATTGGAATGACGGGAACGCACAACATACGTTCTGCAACTCccatgaataattttcaaaacatgAATGGCGATCTCAGCCAGCACCAACACGGACAATTAAACATTCATATGCCAATGTCCAGCAGTCAATCGAATACGACTTGCTTCATTACAAATCCGGCCGTGACCTCATCAGCTCGAATGCCCACTCCATTAGGTGGCGGATTGATTACCGTTGGACCGGCTGCGCCATTATCCGCCATGGCCAATATGACGCACGCAGTACCTCCATCTTCGTCGCCAATCACCATTTCCACTCAGGGACCACGAATGGCTATGTCGTCTTTACAGCCAGTAACAGTTACTGTCTCAGCTTCTCCAGCACCTCAATTTCCTCTACCATCTCCGGCTCGGACACAGCCATCAACAACACCGCTGCCCAGTACAaccgaaaaagtagaagagcCGAAACCATCGCCTCGCAATGCAGTAATCGACTCTCAAACCCCTTCGGCCCCTACGACAACAACTCCTGCTGTAGAGGAACCGTCtaccgaaaagaaagaaacgcctCAGATGAACGGTATTGGAGGAAATCAAGGAGATCATCACATGGTTAGTCATTCGCCAGCTATCCGCGAGAAAAAAGACCCCAATTTGCCTCAAGCAGTTGTACGGCCTCAGATATTGACCCACGTATTGGGTGACTTTGTGATCCAAGAGTCATCGGAACCTTTCCCAGTCGGCCGTTTCCATCCGAATGAATCTCTGACGCGCTGCAACGGACAACGGAATCAAGATCACAGTTTCAAATTGGATGGAGAACCTCCGA agaaaaaattacatatgGAACAACCTACAGTGACCCATCAATCTCCACCTCTGGCACCCCCGCCTGCGCCGCCTACCACCACAACAACTAACGATCTTCAGCAGATGTCGACGCCTAAAGGAGCTACCATGGCCACATGTGAGGGATGTGGAAAAATGGATTTCATTTCCAAATTTCGTCGTTCAAAACGCTTTTGTTCCACAGCCTGCTCGAAAAA GTCTAACATAAATGCTTCGCCAGCAGTTGGACCCGTTCAGCCGaatcaacagcaacagcaggaaACTGTCTCGACAACGACTTGTGTCAACGGTCAGGGAGTAAAAGCAGCcgttggcggtggtggtggtgggctaCTGACCACTGCGACGTCAACCACTCACTCACCCGCTGCTGCTTCAACAACAGCCGAAGCCAACAACAAATTGGCTTCTCCAACGGCCGTGACAATTCCTCAGGGCCCAACTCCTCCAACGAGCTTTGCTCCCTCTGGAGATAAAGAAGATATCAGCTTGGATGCAGagttgtgtgctctggctgctCAGCAATTGCGTTCTCCCACAGCCTCACTATCTCAAACACCAACTCACCAGCTCAAACCTGAGCCGAAAACTAATCCAGCCAAGTGGAGT GTTACCGAGGTCGCAGATTTCGTGCGAAGTTTAACTGGATGTGCAGATTATGCCGAAGATTTCGCATTGCAGGAAATTGATGGTCAAGCGCTCATGTTATTGAAAGCCGATCATTTGATGTCTGCCATGTCGATGAAACTTGGGCCAGCATTGAAGATTTGCGCCAAGATTGATGCTATGCGTGGTGCATCCTCCTCTGAAGGCGGTAATAGCAATCCACAAAACGGAAATTAA